The following are encoded in a window of Saccharothrix longispora genomic DNA:
- a CDS encoding ferredoxin reductase produces the protein MTSVALRTRALRLLEMVTTPLLPSDYLDLVDPLRAGADLRGRIEAIHPETRDAATIVIKPGRGWKGHVAGQYVRVGVDVDGVRLWRAYSVTSPPNRADGRITITVKAMPDGKVSNHLVRRAEPGAVIHLDQAAGDFVLPGTRPAKVLYLTAGSGITPAMGMLRDADLADVVVLHSAPTEADVIFRDDLRDLAADTTIRLIERHTDTDGVLDVTRLDEHVPDWAERETWACGPTGLLDAAEEHWARHGVADLLHTERFRPTVLATGEGGAVTFTTTDRTVEADGATPLLDVGEQAGVLMPSGCRMGICFGCVTPLRAGAVRDLRTGEVTTAEPGVLIQTCVSAAAGACEIER, from the coding sequence ATGACAAGCGTCGCCCTCCGCACCAGGGCGTTGAGGCTGCTGGAGATGGTCACGACGCCGCTGCTGCCGTCGGACTACCTGGACCTGGTCGACCCGCTCCGCGCGGGCGCCGACCTGCGCGGACGCATCGAGGCGATCCACCCCGAGACCCGCGACGCGGCCACCATCGTGATCAAGCCCGGCCGCGGCTGGAAGGGCCACGTCGCCGGGCAGTACGTCCGGGTCGGCGTGGACGTCGACGGCGTGCGGCTGTGGCGGGCCTACTCCGTCACCTCGCCCCCGAACCGGGCCGACGGCCGCATCACGATCACCGTGAAGGCCATGCCGGACGGCAAGGTCAGCAACCACCTGGTCCGCAGGGCCGAACCCGGCGCGGTCATCCACCTCGACCAGGCCGCCGGCGACTTCGTGCTGCCCGGGACCAGGCCCGCGAAGGTGCTCTACCTGACGGCCGGCAGCGGCATCACGCCCGCGATGGGCATGTTGCGCGACGCCGACCTCGCCGACGTGGTCGTGCTGCACTCCGCGCCGACCGAGGCGGACGTCATCTTCCGCGACGACCTGCGCGACCTCGCCGCCGACACGACCATCCGGTTGATCGAGCGGCACACCGACACCGACGGCGTGCTCGACGTCACCCGCCTCGACGAGCACGTGCCCGACTGGGCCGAGCGCGAGACCTGGGCGTGCGGTCCGACGGGCCTGCTCGACGCCGCCGAAGAGCACTGGGCTCGGCACGGCGTCGCCGACCTCCTGCACACCGAGCGGTTCCGCCCCACCGTGCTGGCGACGGGCGAGGGCGGCGCGGTCACGTTCACCACCACCGACCGGACCGTCGAGGCCGACGGGGCCACACCACTGCTCGACGTCGGCGAACAGGCGGGCGTGCTGATGCCGTCCGGCTGCCGCATGGGCATCTGCTTCGGCTGCGTCACACCACTGCGCGCGGGTGCCGTCCGCGACCTGCGCACGGGCGAGGTCACCACGGCCGAGCCCGGAGTCCTCATCCAGACCTGCGTGTCCGCCGCCGCGGGCGCCTGCGAGATCGAACGCTAG
- a CDS encoding PucR family transcriptional regulator, which translates to MSRAVGGVAELGLDHATITALRALLPVTANEVVQAVIDEVPSYEGALSGRMGGTIRRAVRTALGHFLDVADGADTQQVATEAAYELGRGEVRDGRSMDALLSAYRVGARVAWRGLAAGAVSSGLPAEGLATFAELLFAYIDELSAASAAGHADELAVRGRARERHLERLCRDLIAGANEDVLLTGAERAGWTPPGSLTAVVLPSAQAHAAHRVLDPRTLLLEDLQDSTAVLLVPDADRGHVLRLLADRSAVVGPTRPWTRVASSFTRATRARALSEGTLDTERCLVDLVLAADAEAYADLRARVLAPLRDQRPATARRLEETLRAWLLHHGRRDEVAASLFVHPQTVRYRMGQVRDLFGDITSPERVLELTLALARPA; encoded by the coding sequence ATGAGCCGCGCTGTCGGAGGTGTCGCCGAACTCGGTCTCGACCACGCCACGATCACGGCGTTGAGGGCGTTGCTGCCGGTCACGGCCAACGAGGTGGTCCAGGCGGTGATCGACGAGGTGCCCAGTTACGAGGGCGCGCTGTCGGGTCGGATGGGCGGCACGATCCGCCGCGCCGTGCGCACCGCGCTGGGCCACTTCCTGGACGTGGCGGACGGCGCGGACACCCAGCAGGTCGCCACCGAGGCCGCCTACGAGCTGGGCCGCGGCGAAGTGCGCGACGGCCGCTCGATGGACGCCCTGCTCAGCGCCTACCGGGTCGGCGCGCGGGTGGCGTGGCGGGGCCTCGCCGCCGGGGCCGTGTCGTCCGGTCTGCCCGCCGAGGGGCTCGCCACGTTCGCCGAGCTGCTCTTCGCCTACATCGACGAGCTGTCCGCGGCGAGCGCCGCGGGGCACGCCGACGAACTGGCCGTCCGGGGTCGGGCGCGGGAGCGCCACCTGGAGCGGCTCTGTCGTGACCTGATCGCGGGCGCGAACGAGGACGTGCTGCTCACGGGCGCGGAACGGGCGGGCTGGACGCCTCCCGGTTCGCTCACGGCCGTGGTGCTGCCGTCCGCGCAGGCCCACGCGGCGCACCGGGTGCTCGACCCCCGCACGCTGCTGCTGGAGGACCTGCAGGACTCGACGGCCGTGCTCCTGGTGCCGGACGCGGACCGCGGGCACGTGCTGCGCCTGCTGGCGGACCGCTCCGCCGTGGTCGGCCCGACCCGGCCGTGGACGCGGGTGGCGTCGTCGTTCACCCGGGCCACGCGTGCCCGTGCGCTGTCCGAGGGCACCCTCGACACCGAGCGGTGCCTGGTCGACCTGGTGCTCGCCGCCGACGCGGAGGCGTACGCCGACCTCCGCGCACGGGTGCTGGCGCCGCTGCGCGACCAGCGGCCGGCGACCGCGCGGCGGTTGGAGGAGACGCTGCGGGCGTGGCTGCTGCACCACGGGCGGCGGGACGAGGTGGCGGCGTCGCTGTTCGTGCACCCGCAGACCGTGCGGTACCGGATGGGGCAGGTGAGGGACCTGTTCGGCGACATCACCTCGCCGGAGCGGGTGCTCGAACTCACGCTGGCGCTGGCCCGGCCCGCGTGA
- a CDS encoding response regulator transcription factor, which translates to MSRLLLVEDDAVLAEALSRALRALGHEVAVAATGERALEALADRPTSADVVLLDVMLPGVDGFEVCRRIRAHDAVPVILLTARGDAVDVVVGLECGADDYVVKPVEPRVLDARVKAILRRAAPALPPRRHVRAVGDLEVDTAAMVVTRGGVELSLTSTEIRLLIEFVEHAGQVLSRQTLLKRVWDYGFAGDSRLVDAAVARLRAKIEPEPANPVLLRTVRGFGYRLVEP; encoded by the coding sequence GTGTCACGGTTGCTGCTCGTCGAGGACGACGCGGTCCTGGCGGAGGCGTTGTCCCGCGCCCTGCGCGCGCTCGGCCACGAGGTCGCCGTCGCGGCCACCGGGGAGCGGGCGCTGGAGGCGCTGGCCGACCGGCCGACGTCGGCGGACGTGGTGCTGCTCGACGTGATGCTGCCCGGCGTGGACGGCTTCGAGGTGTGCCGCCGCATCCGCGCGCACGACGCGGTCCCGGTGATCCTGCTGACCGCCCGCGGCGACGCGGTGGACGTCGTGGTCGGCCTGGAGTGCGGCGCCGACGACTACGTGGTGAAACCGGTCGAACCCAGGGTGCTCGACGCACGGGTGAAGGCGATCCTGCGCCGGGCCGCGCCCGCACTGCCGCCGAGGCGGCACGTGCGCGCCGTCGGCGACCTGGAGGTCGACACCGCCGCCATGGTGGTGACCAGGGGCGGGGTCGAGCTCAGCCTGACGTCCACGGAGATCCGCCTGCTGATCGAGTTCGTCGAGCACGCGGGCCAAGTGCTGAGCAGGCAGACCCTGCTCAAGCGGGTGTGGGACTACGGGTTCGCCGGCGACTCGCGCCTGGTCGACGCCGCCGTGGCCCGCCTGCGGGCGAAGATCGAGCCCGAACCGGCCAACCCGGTGCTGCTGCGCACCGTGCGGGGGTTCGGGTACCGCCTGGTCGAGCCGTGA
- a CDS encoding HAMP domain-containing sensor histidine kinase, which produces MVNFTPSSGALSTARDGAYLPVAGTASAFPGQLPVPEVDRARERLSSVRYTADTPEGPQLVIVGQVEPGVLLAEFYGTRGIDDELAVLRDRLAAVAVVVVLIGGALGVLAARGVQRRVRTAADAARRFGDGALDTRLPVRGRDELADLAGSFNAMAQRLGESIERLRRQDRQQRRFVADVAHDLRTPLASAVAAADGLHSPDAEDRARSAELVGAQVRRLSALVEDLLEMSRFDAGVAELRPEPVDLEALAADAVEWSAPSADVTVRRTGDATAFGDPRRLHTIVRNLVANAVRHGEPPVVVTVDGTEPDRVRVAVADSGPGLPDGLAPVVFDRFVRGDRARTRTPGSGLGLAIALENARLHGGRLDVDHDGGAVFTLTVPRGEPARDG; this is translated from the coding sequence GTGGTCAACTTCACGCCGTCGTCCGGCGCGCTCTCCACCGCGCGGGACGGGGCGTACCTGCCGGTCGCCGGCACGGCCAGCGCGTTCCCCGGACAGTTGCCCGTGCCGGAGGTGGACCGGGCCAGGGAGCGGCTGTCGTCGGTGCGCTACACCGCCGACACCCCGGAGGGCCCGCAGCTGGTCATCGTCGGCCAGGTCGAGCCCGGCGTGCTGCTCGCCGAGTTCTACGGCACGCGCGGCATCGACGACGAGCTGGCCGTGCTGCGCGACCGGCTCGCCGCGGTGGCGGTGGTGGTGGTCCTGATCGGCGGTGCGCTGGGCGTGCTGGCCGCGCGGGGCGTCCAGCGCCGGGTGCGGACCGCCGCCGACGCCGCCCGCCGGTTCGGCGACGGGGCGCTGGACACCAGGCTGCCGGTGCGGGGGCGGGACGAGCTGGCCGACCTCGCCGGGTCGTTCAACGCGATGGCGCAGCGGCTGGGGGAGTCCATCGAGCGGTTGCGCCGCCAGGACCGGCAGCAGCGGCGGTTCGTCGCCGACGTGGCGCACGACCTGCGCACCCCGCTGGCGTCGGCGGTCGCCGCCGCCGACGGCCTGCACAGCCCGGACGCCGAGGACCGCGCGAGGTCGGCGGAACTGGTCGGCGCCCAGGTGCGGCGGCTGAGCGCGCTGGTCGAGGACCTGCTGGAGATGTCCCGGTTCGACGCGGGGGTCGCGGAACTCCGGCCCGAGCCGGTCGACCTCGAAGCGCTGGCCGCGGACGCCGTCGAGTGGAGCGCGCCGAGCGCGGACGTCACCGTGCGCCGGACCGGGGACGCCACCGCGTTCGGCGATCCCCGGCGCCTGCACACGATCGTGCGCAACCTCGTCGCCAACGCGGTCCGGCACGGCGAACCGCCGGTCGTGGTGACCGTGGACGGCACCGAGCCCGACCGGGTGCGCGTCGCCGTCGCCGACTCGGGTCCCGGCCTGCCCGACGGGTTGGCGCCGGTCGTCTTCGACCGCTTCGTGCGCGGCGACCGGGCCCGCACCCGCACCCCGGGCAGCGGCCTCGGGCTGGCCATCGCGCTGGAGAACGCCCGGCTGCACGGCGGCCGGCTGGACGTCGACCACGACGGGGGCGCGGTGTTCACCCTCACCGTGCCGAGGGGCGAGCCCGCCCGCGACGGCTGA